DNA sequence from the Maribacter dokdonensis DSW-8 genome:
TAGAGTATTTAATCTGCTATTGATAACGTTGGATTTCAAAGAATCATTTTTGGCTCTTATGTATTGGCTGTACGAACTATTTACTTTTTTTTGAAGTGTCTCCATTAATGAATTTTTGTTTTTTAAATCGTTCTTAAGTTCAGCTATAGAGTTTTGAAAAAATAGTCCTGCATTATTCGCTAAGTTGGTTTTATCATAAGTGAGTTTACTAATTTCGCTTTCGATTGATGTTCTTCTTTCTTTAATTTTATTTAATGCAGCAATGAAAGTAGTATCTCTATTTTTTAATTCTTCAGCCTTATCGATCTTCAATCGTTCAACGACAGTTTGTATCTCTGTTTCAAAGATTTTCAATTCAAGAGGTGTAGAGATTACAAATCCTAATAATACTGCCATAAGTAAACGTGGTGCAGCAATTTTCCATTCATCTTTAGTTATTTTTTGTGTACCATCTCCTTTTCCAATGGTAGAAACAATATACCTATCTAAATTAAAGATTAATAAACCCCAGAATGCACCAAAAAAAATAGACGGTGTAACAGCCTTAAAAGCTGTAAAAAATGCATAACCTCCGGCAAAGCTAGCCATTAATGCAGTGAAGACAATAGTGCCACCAACACCAAAGTATTTGGCGTGGTCAGTTGGACATTTCTTTAATATGTCAATGTTGGCACCTGCGCACCACCAGAAAAATCTATTTATCATTTGGGCTGGTTTTAGTTGTTTTAATTTTACCTAGAATGGATGTAAAGTTTAATGATTTCCAGATATTGGAACTAATTGGTTTTTTAATAGTTTCACCGAAATTATCATTTAATTCAATGAAGTTTATTTCTTCTAAATTTTCATTAAAATTTAGGTCTAGACTGGAGTTTATTTTGTTGATTCCCAATTGTATATCTGGAAATTGCGGTATTTTAATTTTTAAGTTTGTAGTTGAATGAAATTCAGGAATGGGTACTAGAACGCTTTCAATTAATGGTGTGGGAAATACTTTTACATTTAAGACAGCTTCTTTAGTTTCGTTAAAACCTATTGCTGTTAATTTATATTCATGGTGGTCTAAGGGTTTAACTATAGCTCTTCCAAGATGTTTTACCTCTCCAACAGCACTAATTGTAACTTTTATAGCATTTTCAACATGCCACAATAGAATTAGCTCAGCACCTTTAATTACAACCTTTTTATTGCATGAAAATTCATGAATTGTTGGTGGTTCTAAGTATTTGTTAAATGGTTTTAAATCGTAATAGTTTGTAGTGTTTAAATATTCAATTAATATGGAAATTAGACAATCAATTTTTATGGATATTCCTTTTATATCTTGATAAACTGTTGAAGATTCAAAATTTTCAAAATCTGTTTCGGTGAATAGTAAATATTGAGTGTTCCTAACTTCATATTTATCCCAAAATTCAGGTTTTTCAGCAAGTATTAGAATTGATAAATAAATAATTAATTCGGAAAAATAATCAGCTTTCAAGGAGCATGTTCCGCCCTTAAATCTTGAAGGATGCTGGTAACCTTTAAGACCTGTTACTAATTGCTGACTACCTTCTAATTCTGGAATGCAAATTGAATCATAATCGACCAATTTTAATGCTCCCTTTTTATTGATTAGAATGTTTCCCTCTTGTAGATCGCCGTGTGATATCTCATTCTCTCTTAACGTTTTAAACATTAAGAGTAAATCCTTTGATAACTTTTTTAATACGGATGGATTATTAAGGTGTTGTTCAATAAATTCCTTTAGCAAAATACCCTCAAGCCATTCCATTCGGATGGTGTCTATTAATTCACCATTAACGAGAATCCCTTTTTTATCATAAATAAACTCTGCAAAATAACTAAGTTTTTTTGAACTCAAATAATTCGATATTTT
Encoded proteins:
- a CDS encoding protein kinase domain-containing protein; protein product: MANKQDIITAIKNLDLFLKIPQLQGAVPRFNKNGNPFVYVGGFNMVFQLTHNFKKWAFRVWHVPMDENEERYLKISNYLSSKKLSYFAEFIYDKKGILVNGELIDTIRMEWLEGILLKEFIEQHLNNPSVLKKLSKDLLLMFKTLRENEISHGDLQEGNILINKKGALKLVDYDSICIPELEGSQQLVTGLKGYQHPSRFKGGTCSLKADYFSELIIYLSILILAEKPEFWDKYEVRNTQYLLFTETDFENFESSTVYQDIKGISIKIDCLISILIEYLNTTNYYDLKPFNKYLEPPTIHEFSCNKKVVIKGAELILLWHVENAIKVTISAVGEVKHLGRAIVKPLDHHEYKLTAIGFNETKEAVLNVKVFPTPLIESVLVPIPEFHSTTNLKIKIPQFPDIQLGINKINSSLDLNFNENLEEINFIELNDNFGETIKKPISSNIWKSLNFTSILGKIKTTKTSPNDK